The Pseudomonas fluorescens genome includes a window with the following:
- a CDS encoding cysteine desulfurase-like protein: MNIERIRQQFPIFSLASARNSVFLDSAAGTQMCKRALEASVEAAIENNANLGGHFSTSVIAEKAIGQARYAAAALVNAHCAEEIVFGQNMTTLTFHLSRCLGRSLGKGDEIVLTQSDHEANISPWLELAKDLELKVRWLPFDPLTYGFSIADMDSIITERTKVVALSYANNVTGTINDVAAVAALAKRKGAMVYVDAVQFAPHGVIDVQTLGCDFLVCSSHKLHGPHHAILWGRLALLERLMPYKPRPTADKPPYKFETGSKSREAIAGILGAIDHLAWIGREFGTCGEQTGKRQQIVAGMHAIVEYEQRLVQSALEGLSSFKGVHIHGYRASHERERRVPTVSFTLESTPSEMISRRMAEQGIRLWHGHHFSPQTVRALGIDEHDGVARISLAQYTSQDDVHRFLSAMDDLVRIMP; the protein is encoded by the coding sequence TTGAATATCGAGCGTATCAGGCAACAGTTTCCGATTTTCTCCCTGGCATCGGCGAGGAACAGCGTGTTTCTCGACAGCGCCGCAGGTACCCAGATGTGCAAGCGCGCGCTGGAGGCGAGCGTCGAGGCCGCGATTGAAAACAATGCCAACCTGGGCGGCCATTTCTCGACATCGGTCATTGCAGAAAAAGCCATCGGCCAGGCGCGGTACGCAGCCGCCGCACTGGTCAATGCCCACTGTGCCGAGGAAATCGTGTTCGGCCAGAACATGACGACGTTGACATTTCATCTCTCCCGTTGCCTCGGGCGAAGCCTTGGCAAAGGCGATGAGATTGTCCTTACCCAGTCAGATCATGAAGCCAATATTTCGCCCTGGCTCGAATTGGCGAAAGACCTGGAGCTGAAAGTTCGCTGGCTGCCGTTCGATCCCCTTACCTACGGTTTCAGCATCGCCGACATGGACTCGATCATTACGGAGCGTACCAAGGTTGTCGCGTTGAGCTATGCAAACAACGTCACCGGCACGATCAATGATGTCGCCGCGGTTGCCGCACTGGCCAAGCGCAAAGGTGCAATGGTCTATGTCGATGCGGTTCAGTTCGCGCCTCATGGGGTGATCGATGTGCAGACCCTGGGGTGTGACTTCCTGGTGTGTTCCTCGCACAAACTCCACGGCCCCCATCACGCAATCCTCTGGGGTCGCCTGGCCTTGCTCGAAAGGCTCATGCCCTACAAACCTCGCCCCACTGCCGATAAGCCGCCCTATAAATTCGAAACCGGGAGCAAGAGCCGAGAGGCCATCGCCGGAATCCTGGGGGCCATCGATCATCTGGCATGGATCGGTCGCGAGTTTGGAACGTGCGGCGAGCAGACTGGCAAGCGACAGCAGATTGTCGCGGGGATGCACGCCATCGTCGAATACGAGCAGCGACTGGTGCAGTCAGCCCTGGAAGGATTGAGCAGCTTCAAAGGCGTTCATATCCACGGCTACCGAGCGTCACATGAACGGGAGCGCCGGGTACCGACCGTGTCCTTTACCCTGGAGTCGACACCCAGCGAAATGATTTCCCGGCGCATGGCCGAACAAGGCATTCGTCTCTGGCATGGTCATCATTTCAGCCCGCAGACCGTTCGCGCCCTGGGCATTGACGAGCATGACGGCGTGGCCAGGATCAGCCTTGCGCAGTACACCTCTCAAGACGACGTTCATCGTTTCCTGTCGGCAATGGATGACCTCGTTCGAATCATGCCCTGA
- a CDS encoding rhodanese-like domain-containing protein — MTSLVREVPAAPSDIALQHFSRRLTFETDCSDVHASQQAGDVDFVLVDVRGPLAYERGHVPGAINLPTRTLTAQALAAYAKTTLFVVYCAGPHCNGANKAAVRLATLGYPVKEMIGGVMGWLDEGFRLTGLVERVTDQAIRCDC; from the coding sequence ATGACCAGCCTGGTTCGCGAAGTGCCTGCTGCCCCCTCCGATATCGCCCTGCAGCATTTCAGCCGTCGCCTGACATTCGAAACCGATTGTTCCGACGTTCACGCCAGCCAACAGGCCGGCGATGTCGATTTTGTGCTGGTGGATGTACGCGGACCACTGGCCTACGAACGCGGCCACGTACCCGGGGCGATCAACCTGCCAACCCGCACGCTCACCGCCCAGGCACTGGCCGCCTATGCCAAGACCACCCTGTTCGTGGTGTATTGCGCCGGCCCCCATTGCAACGGGGCGAACAAGGCGGCGGTGCGCCTGGCAACGTTGGGATACCCGGTCAAGGAGATGATCGGCGGTGTCATGGGCTGGCTCGATGAAGGCTTTCGCTTGACCGGCCTGGTGGAGCGCGTGACGGACCAGGCCATTCGCTGCGATTGCTGA